In Carnobacterium sp. CP1, the following are encoded in one genomic region:
- a CDS encoding ABC transporter permease/substrate-binding protein: protein MTEFIATFQNRKEALWTALIEHMQLSFISLLIAVVIAVPLAIYLTNHKKIASPIIQVTAIFQTIPSLALLGLMIPLVGIGSVPAIIALVIYALLPILRNTYTGLMEIDPSLNEAADAMGMDRWRKLMKVQIPIAMPIIMAGIRNAMVLIIGTGTIAALIGAGGLGSLILLGIDRGNNYLILMGAIPAAILAVGFDYLLSYFEKVSFEKTIKILGAVTVIILGLLIIPLVTGKDKEIVIAGKLGAEPEIIMNMYKQLIEEQTDLTVSLEPNMGKTTFVFNALEAGNIDIYTEYTGTILATFLNEEAVSTDEKEVFEQAKTGLTEQYEMTLLEPMDFNNTYALAVTKDLAEDFQLKTISDLLPVADEVKAGFTLEFADRQDGYLGIQDLYGLTFNDLQTMEPKLRYAAIETGDINLVDAYSTDSELAEYDLTVLEDDKGLFPPYQGAPLLLTETLEEHPELAEILNQLGGKITDDEMRQMNYEVNKNSVPPQKVAHDYLLEHELIEN, encoded by the coding sequence TCCAGAACCGAAAAGAAGCACTGTGGACCGCATTGATCGAACATATGCAATTATCCTTTATTTCACTTTTGATTGCTGTCGTTATTGCAGTGCCTCTGGCTATTTATTTGACCAATCATAAAAAAATCGCCAGTCCGATTATTCAAGTAACAGCTATTTTTCAGACGATACCTTCTTTGGCTCTGCTTGGATTAATGATCCCATTAGTGGGAATCGGTTCTGTCCCAGCTATTATTGCTTTAGTTATTTATGCTTTGCTGCCTATTTTAAGAAACACTTATACAGGGTTAATGGAAATTGACCCTTCTCTAAATGAAGCAGCTGATGCGATGGGTATGGACCGATGGCGGAAATTGATGAAAGTGCAAATACCGATTGCAATGCCCATTATTATGGCAGGGATCCGTAACGCAATGGTTTTGATTATCGGAACTGGAACGATTGCTGCTCTGATTGGTGCTGGTGGTCTCGGAAGCTTGATTTTATTAGGGATCGACCGCGGAAATAATTATTTGATCTTAATGGGAGCTATCCCGGCAGCCATTTTGGCTGTAGGATTTGATTACTTGCTGAGTTATTTTGAGAAAGTTTCTTTTGAAAAAACCATTAAGATCCTTGGTGCTGTGACTGTTATCATTTTAGGATTATTGATTATTCCTTTGGTCACTGGCAAAGATAAAGAAATCGTTATTGCTGGCAAGCTGGGGGCAGAACCCGAGATCATCATGAATATGTACAAACAATTAATTGAAGAACAAACCGATTTGACAGTTAGTTTAGAACCCAATATGGGAAAAACGACATTTGTCTTTAACGCATTAGAAGCCGGAAATATTGATATTTATACGGAATACACCGGAACGATTCTGGCGACTTTTTTAAACGAAGAAGCCGTTTCAACGGATGAAAAAGAAGTATTCGAACAAGCCAAAACAGGTTTAACCGAACAATACGAAATGACCTTGTTGGAACCGATGGATTTTAATAATACTTATGCACTAGCAGTTACTAAAGACTTAGCAGAAGACTTCCAATTGAAGACGATTTCTGATCTGCTTCCGGTCGCCGATGAAGTAAAAGCCGGGTTCACACTGGAATTTGCTGACCGACAAGATGGGTACTTGGGGATTCAAGACTTATATGGTTTAACGTTTAATGATCTGCAGACGATGGAACCTAAGTTGCGCTATGCAGCCATTGAAACAGGCGACATCAATTTAGTAGATGCTTATTCGACGGATAGTGAATTAGCAGAATACGATTTGACCGTTTTGGAAGACGATAAAGGCTTATTTCCTCCTTATCAAGGAGCGCCGCTGCTGTTAACCGAGACGTTAGAGGAACACCCAGAGCTGGCAGAAATTCTAAATCAGTTGGGCGGTAAAATCACAGACGATGAAATGCGTCAAATGAATTATGAAGTGAATAAAAACAGTGTGCCGCCCCAAAAAGTTGCACATGATTATCTGCTCGAACATGAATTAATAGAAAATTAA
- a CDS encoding metallophosphoesterase, producing the protein MKIGVLSDLHIDTNGKHLPEGETFASLLNKQIKKQNIELFLIAGDISSDYRESQAFLDELKQLSGIQILFVPGNHDYWSRNNGETDTKKIYDFLKNQPESVLERPYIINDEWAVVGNSGWYDYGFADHEQYNELDFEKMKLRVGTWQDKRYCDWGQTDLEVAQWMLDKIEEDIEKVGDRKIILMTHVVTHPKFVVTLPHRIYDYFNAFLGSSSYGKLYEEHPNIVYSVMGHVHFRKTFFADRVQFICACLGGKKHWPTKSVESELLNSMFTFQLPEKATAD; encoded by the coding sequence ATGAAAATTGGCGTATTATCGGATTTGCATATTGATACTAACGGCAAACACTTGCCAGAAGGCGAAACGTTTGCAAGTTTGTTAAACAAACAAATAAAAAAACAAAATATTGAACTTTTTTTGATTGCTGGAGATATCAGCAGCGATTATCGGGAATCCCAAGCTTTTTTGGACGAACTGAAACAGTTAAGCGGGATCCAAATTTTATTTGTTCCAGGAAACCACGATTATTGGTCAAGAAACAATGGAGAAACCGATACGAAAAAGATTTATGACTTTTTAAAAAATCAGCCAGAAAGTGTTTTAGAACGCCCTTATATTATTAATGATGAGTGGGCAGTGGTTGGAAATTCAGGCTGGTATGATTATGGTTTTGCTGATCATGAGCAATACAATGAATTGGATTTTGAAAAAATGAAATTGCGTGTAGGAACATGGCAAGATAAACGCTATTGTGACTGGGGACAAACAGATCTGGAAGTAGCGCAGTGGATGCTCGATAAAATTGAAGAAGACATCGAAAAAGTAGGCGACAGAAAAATCATCTTGATGACCCATGTCGTAACCCATCCTAAATTTGTTGTCACATTGCCTCATAGAATTTATGATTACTTTAATGCTTTTTTAGGCAGCTCTTCTTATGGCAAACTATACGAAGAGCATCCTAATATCGTCTACAGTGTTATGGGGCATGTCCATTTCCGGAAAACTTTTTTTGCAGACCGTGTGCAGTTTATTTGTGCTTGTTTAGGCGGGAAAAAACACTGGCCAACAAAAAGTGTCGAATCTGAACTATTGAATTCGATGTTTACGTTTCAGCTGCCAGAAAAGGCAACAGCCGATTAA
- the mprF gene encoding bifunctional lysylphosphatidylglycerol flippase/synthetase MprF, producing the protein MTRAIQFIKEKQGLLKKLLSILILIAIIVLTRLEFKSIDILSLRSLLRSLSLTEQAIILLLGLAAFSFTAVYDIILSKYFKLALPLKETFKIGWTAQAFNNFIGFGGLTGTSLRFSLYKKKQVSDAIALKIGLSALVSPIVGVFMLVLLTIGNLGKLQGHKYGSLLLLICLYVPFYLFSGKLKLGRFIDEHSPFVYLTLKVKSFILLVSTIDWLAAALFFTYLVKLYESSLTYPIGILIYAISTIAGIASFLPGGIGTFDVACIYLFSQLNYDTNGVILSILIYRIVYYVVPWLVALFIMLIDFLREKTSLISRNVMMQIEVKALSFSVLFGGVVLILSVDTPDLVSRVHLLEEIVPKDAQNFSRITTLIIGILLIVLSKGLRERVKTIHHISIGLLLIGAVTCLIKGLDYEETLLMVFFAGFLFFARDYFTNQSMEHTKSSIAATIGLVTGLPLIYAGIYNATHGISFLHDTGAYSFVYLKENSWKFLVYEIVAVSIALLLQYSQSKRIVFTPVSEEDVTKFEVFIKKYPANEYTHLFYLKDKNVFYNSLNDVLFLYRPTGKYLLVLGDPIGNPEHFEDAVDELLRTAQKYNMSVNFYEVEGKNLELYSNQGFSFLKIGENAKVDLSDFSFKGKKNSDLRHIRNLYTTKNFQFEVVYPPYTESFQQTLKTISDEWLKGRKEHQFSLGFFDLEYLSREPVAILSNEKGIQAFASILPIANSQSISIDLMRFRNKAPSGTMDVLFISLFEWSKKSGYHSFNLGMAPLSNVGNEAYSHKKEKLVKYAYDFGNNIYRFHGLRSYKEKFHPEWSNVYIAYREEYKLISVLLALIKISN; encoded by the coding sequence ATGACAAGAGCGATCCAGTTTATTAAAGAGAAACAAGGTCTGTTGAAAAAGCTGCTTTCGATCCTTATATTGATTGCAATTATTGTACTGACCCGGCTTGAATTTAAAAGCATCGATATTCTTTCGTTAAGGAGTTTGCTGCGAAGCCTTTCGCTTACTGAACAAGCTATAATTCTCTTATTAGGTTTGGCTGCTTTTTCGTTCACTGCTGTTTACGATATCATTTTGTCAAAGTATTTTAAGCTGGCATTGCCATTAAAAGAAACCTTTAAAATCGGCTGGACTGCTCAAGCATTTAATAATTTTATCGGTTTTGGCGGATTGACCGGAACTTCCCTAAGATTTAGTTTATATAAAAAAAAACAAGTGTCCGATGCAATAGCTTTAAAGATTGGATTATCTGCACTCGTTTCTCCTATTGTTGGGGTATTTATGTTAGTACTATTAACAATTGGAAATCTGGGAAAATTACAGGGACATAAATACGGTTCGTTGTTACTGCTCATTTGTTTATATGTTCCCTTTTATCTGTTTTCTGGGAAGTTGAAATTAGGGCGTTTTATCGATGAACATTCGCCGTTTGTTTATTTAACCTTGAAGGTGAAATCGTTCATTCTATTGGTCTCTACTATCGATTGGTTAGCCGCTGCCCTGTTTTTTACCTACCTAGTAAAACTATATGAATCTTCATTAACTTACCCCATAGGCATTTTGATTTACGCTATTTCAACGATTGCCGGCATTGCTAGTTTCTTGCCGGGAGGAATCGGGACGTTTGATGTGGCTTGTATTTATTTATTCAGCCAACTAAATTACGATACAAATGGCGTCATATTGAGTATCCTGATTTACCGGATCGTCTATTACGTTGTTCCTTGGCTCGTTGCCCTTTTTATTATGCTAATTGATTTTTTACGTGAAAAGACCTCTTTGATCTCGCGCAATGTTATGATGCAAATCGAAGTAAAAGCGTTGTCGTTCAGTGTGTTGTTTGGTGGGGTAGTCCTGATTTTATCGGTTGATACACCTGATTTGGTTTCACGCGTGCACCTTTTGGAAGAAATCGTTCCTAAAGACGCACAAAATTTTTCGAGGATCACAACGTTAATAATCGGTATTTTGTTGATCGTGTTATCCAAAGGTTTGCGCGAAAGAGTGAAGACGATACATCATATTTCGATTGGTTTATTGCTTATCGGAGCAGTAACCTGTCTGATCAAAGGTCTAGATTATGAAGAAACTTTACTGATGGTTTTTTTCGCCGGATTTTTATTCTTCGCTCGAGACTATTTTACAAATCAAAGTATGGAACACACGAAAAGCAGTATCGCTGCAACGATTGGATTGGTTACAGGATTGCCGTTGATCTATGCAGGAATATACAATGCCACACATGGTATTTCTTTCTTACATGATACGGGTGCCTACAGTTTTGTTTATTTGAAAGAAAATAGTTGGAAGTTTCTGGTTTATGAGATCGTTGCGGTTTCAATTGCTCTGCTGTTACAATATAGCCAATCGAAAAGAATCGTATTTACACCGGTAAGCGAAGAAGATGTCACTAAATTCGAAGTGTTTATCAAAAAATACCCAGCGAATGAATACACCCATTTATTTTATTTAAAGGATAAAAATGTTTTCTACAATAGCTTGAACGACGTTTTGTTCCTTTATCGGCCAACGGGCAAATATCTGTTGGTCTTAGGAGACCCAATCGGCAATCCAGAACACTTTGAGGATGCTGTTGATGAACTGCTTAGAACCGCGCAAAAGTATAATATGTCTGTTAATTTTTACGAAGTAGAAGGAAAAAACTTGGAATTGTACAGCAACCAAGGATTTAGCTTTTTAAAAATAGGAGAAAATGCTAAAGTTGATTTATCGGATTTTTCATTTAAAGGGAAAAAAAACAGTGATTTACGCCATATCAGGAATCTTTACACAACAAAAAACTTTCAGTTTGAAGTAGTCTATCCACCGTACACTGAATCCTTTCAACAAACGTTAAAAACCATTTCTGATGAATGGCTAAAAGGCAGAAAGGAACATCAATTTTCGCTAGGTTTTTTTGATCTAGAGTATTTATCAAGAGAACCGGTGGCTATTTTGAGCAACGAAAAAGGCATTCAGGCGTTTGCCAGTATCTTGCCGATTGCCAATTCACAGTCTATTTCAATTGATTTGATGCGGTTTAGAAATAAAGCACCTAGTGGAACAATGGATGTGTTATTTATATCATTGTTTGAATGGTCTAAGAAAAGCGGGTATCATTCTTTTAATTTAGGTATGGCGCCCCTTTCAAATGTAGGAAATGAAGCTTATTCTCATAAAAAAGAAAAATTAGTCAAATATGCGTATGATTTTGGCAATAATATTTATCGTTTTCATGGATTGCGTTCTTATAAAGAAAAGTTTCATCCAGAATGGAGCAATGTGTACATTGCTTATCGAGAAGAATACAAACTGATCAGTGTATTACTAGCGTTGATCAAAATATCAAACTAA
- a CDS encoding Tex family protein, translating to MTETNDKMILDLLKKELKTYSTKQLTTVLDLLAEGNTVPFIARYRKEMTGTLDEVQIREIEERHTYLQTLEKRKSDVIRTIEEQGKLTPELKQSIEKAGKMQLVEDLYRPYKQKRRTKATIAKENGLEPFAEWLLTFPHADILAEAANYVVEEEVKSAEEVLAGAHEIIAETISDEPRYRIWLREFTAKNGIMTTTVKKQEKDEKGVFEMYYDYSEPVHKMVSHRILAMNRGEKEDVLKVALLIDEARVFSYLHKELIKDEASPATPYVTAAYEDSYKRFIGPSIEREIRSELTEQAGEQAINIFGENLRNLLLQPPLKGKMVLGLDPAYRTGCKLAVIDPTGKVSAIDVIYPHKPAGNEARAQAAKKFKEMVEQFGIEMIAIGNGTASRESETFVAENLKEIERKVYYVIVNEAGASVYSASDVARQEFPDLQVEQRSAVSIARRLQDPLAELVKIDPKSVGVGQYQHDVSQKQLEGRLDFVVETAVNQVGVNVNTASAQLLQHVAGLNKTTANNVVTYREENGRFESRAQLKKVPRLGPKAYEQSIGFMRIVDGKNILDNTGIHPETYKEAKEILETAGLTLKDVGSMEAKKALEKLDINELAEKIGLGKETLKDMLAALSIPGRDLRDEMPAPLLRTDVLGMEDLQEGMEMEGTVRNVVDFGAFVDIGVKQDGLVHISKLSKGYVQHPTNVVAVGDVVTVWVEDIDVKKGRIALTMLPPKKKD from the coding sequence ATGACTGAAACAAATGATAAAATGATCTTAGATCTATTAAAAAAAGAACTAAAAACGTATTCAACTAAACAATTGACAACCGTTTTAGACTTACTGGCTGAAGGCAATACTGTGCCTTTTATTGCACGGTATCGAAAAGAAATGACGGGTACATTAGATGAAGTTCAAATTCGAGAGATTGAAGAACGCCACACATACTTACAAACATTAGAAAAACGAAAAAGCGATGTTATTCGAACGATTGAAGAACAAGGGAAGCTAACTCCAGAGTTAAAACAAAGCATTGAAAAAGCGGGTAAAATGCAGCTGGTAGAAGACTTATACCGTCCATACAAACAAAAGCGCCGTACGAAAGCAACAATTGCAAAAGAAAACGGCTTGGAACCTTTTGCAGAATGGCTGCTGACTTTTCCACATGCAGATATTTTAGCAGAAGCAGCCAATTATGTTGTTGAGGAAGAAGTCAAATCCGCAGAAGAAGTCCTTGCGGGAGCTCACGAAATTATTGCTGAAACGATCAGCGACGAGCCGCGTTATCGAATTTGGCTTCGAGAATTTACTGCCAAAAACGGAATCATGACTACGACCGTGAAAAAACAAGAAAAAGATGAAAAAGGCGTCTTTGAAATGTATTATGATTACAGCGAACCGGTTCATAAAATGGTTTCTCACCGGATATTGGCGATGAACCGAGGCGAAAAAGAAGACGTCTTGAAAGTGGCTTTGCTTATCGATGAAGCACGTGTTTTCAGTTATCTTCATAAGGAACTTATTAAAGATGAAGCTTCTCCAGCAACACCTTATGTGACTGCTGCTTATGAGGATAGCTACAAACGGTTTATTGGTCCATCAATTGAACGTGAGATTCGTTCAGAGTTGACAGAACAAGCAGGCGAACAGGCCATTAATATCTTTGGTGAGAATCTGCGCAATTTATTGCTGCAACCGCCATTAAAAGGCAAAATGGTGCTTGGTCTGGACCCTGCTTATCGGACCGGTTGTAAACTGGCAGTTATTGATCCAACAGGTAAAGTAAGTGCTATTGATGTTATTTATCCGCATAAACCAGCTGGGAATGAAGCTCGCGCACAAGCGGCTAAAAAATTCAAAGAGATGGTTGAACAATTCGGTATTGAGATGATTGCCATTGGAAACGGAACAGCGAGTCGTGAATCAGAGACTTTTGTAGCTGAGAACTTGAAAGAAATCGAACGAAAAGTTTATTACGTAATCGTTAATGAAGCAGGGGCATCTGTTTATTCTGCTAGCGATGTTGCACGTCAAGAGTTCCCTGACTTACAAGTGGAGCAACGAAGTGCGGTCAGCATTGCCCGGCGTTTACAAGATCCATTGGCTGAATTGGTTAAAATCGATCCTAAATCTGTCGGCGTTGGGCAATACCAACACGACGTATCGCAAAAACAGTTAGAAGGACGATTGGATTTTGTTGTGGAAACAGCTGTTAACCAAGTTGGAGTTAATGTTAACACTGCAAGTGCGCAATTGCTGCAGCACGTTGCGGGTCTAAATAAAACAACTGCTAATAATGTTGTAACCTATCGCGAAGAAAATGGACGTTTTGAAAGTCGAGCGCAATTAAAAAAAGTTCCGCGTTTAGGACCGAAAGCTTACGAGCAATCGATTGGGTTTATGCGTATTGTAGATGGAAAAAACATCTTAGACAATACCGGAATCCATCCTGAAACCTATAAAGAAGCAAAAGAAATTCTTGAAACAGCGGGGTTGACGTTGAAAGATGTCGGCAGTATGGAAGCGAAAAAAGCGTTGGAAAAACTTGATATTAATGAGTTAGCTGAAAAAATTGGTTTGGGTAAAGAAACCTTAAAAGATATGCTGGCAGCTTTATCTATACCAGGCCGTGATTTGCGTGATGAAATGCCCGCACCGCTATTGCGTACCGACGTATTGGGAATGGAAGACTTGCAAGAAGGTATGGAAATGGAAGGTACGGTTCGGAACGTTGTCGATTTTGGCGCTTTTGTTGATATCGGTGTTAAACAAGATGGCCTAGTCCACATTTCGAAATTAAGCAAAGGCTATGTGCAGCATCCGACAAATGTGGTCGCTGTTGGCGATGTTGTGACCGTTTGGGTAGAGGATATCGATGTGAAAAAAGGGCGAATTGCCTTGACCATGTTGCCGCCTAAAAAGAAAGACTAA